The following coding sequences are from one Lolium rigidum isolate FL_2022 chromosome 6, APGP_CSIRO_Lrig_0.1, whole genome shotgun sequence window:
- the LOC124660018 gene encoding casein kinase 1-like protein 2 isoform X1, translated as MEPRVGNKFRLGRKIGSGSFGEIYLGTNIQTNEEVAIKLENVKTKHPQLLYESKIYRILQGGTGIPNVRWFGVEGDYNVLVMDLLGPSLEDLFNFCSRKLSLKTVLMLADQMINRVEFVHSKSFLHRDIKPDNFLMGLGRRANQVYVIDFGLAKKYRDTSTHQHIPYRENKNLTGTARYASVNTHLGIEQSRRDDLESLGYVLMYFLRGSLPWQGLKAGTKKQKYEKISEKKVATSIEALCRGYPTEFTSYFHYCRSLRFDDKPDYSYLKRLFRDLFIREGFQFDYVFDWTILKYQQSQIASAPPRVVGHGAGPSGLTPPALQNDSQSGAVEGRISGWSAMDRRRAPPPPIASVGNSSKQKAPVGNDAPISKDPATSGSNLLGRSSGSSRRAAVSSSRDAMASDTYEPSRSRTTDASPGAFRRASGTQRSPPIDSAEPKRSSSARHPSNTKNYESALKGIEGLNFDGDERVQY; from the exons ATGGAGCCGCGGGTTGGGAACAAGTTCCGGCTCGGCCGCAAGATCGGGAGCGGCTCCTTCGGGGAGATCTATCTCG GGACCAATATCCAGACGAACGAGGAGGTCGCGATTAAGCTG GAAAATGTAAAGACAAAACATCCTCAGTTGCTCTATGAATCAAAGATTTACAGGATTTTACAAGGAGGAA CTGGAATACCAAATGTCAGATGGTTTGGTGTCGAAGGAGACTACAACGTCTTGGTTATGGATTTGCTGGGGCCAAGCCTGGAGGATCTATTTAACTTTTGCAGCAGAAAATTGTCTCTTAAGACTGTACTTATGCTTGCCGATCAGATG ATAAATCGAGTGGAGTTTGTCCATTCCAAGTCTTTTCTGCATCGAGACATCAAGCCAGATAATTTTCTCATGGGCCTTGGTAGGCGAGCTAATCAG GTATATGTTATAGACTTTGGTCTTGCCAAAAAGTACAGGGATACTTCAACTCATCAACACATCCCATACAG AGAGAATAAGAACTTGACTGGGACAGCAAGATATGCAAGTGTGAACACTCATCTTGGCATTG AACAAAGCCGAAGAGATGACTTGGAATCTCTTGGATATGTACTCATGTACTTCCTAAGGGGAAG CCTACCTTGGCAAGGTCTGAAAGCAGGAACAAAGAAGCAAAAGTATGAGAAGATCAGTGAGAAAAAAGTTGCAACATCAATTGAG GCTTTATGTCGTGGGTATCCTACCGAGTTCACATCATATTTCCATTATTGCCGCTCGCTTCGGTTTGATGACAAGCCTGATTATTCCTACCTTAAGCGACTCTTCCGTGACCTCTTTATCCGTGAAG GTTTTCAGTTTGATTATGTATTTGACTGGACAATACTGAAGTACCAGCAATCACAGATTGCTAGTGCTCCTCCTCGTGTTGTG GGCCATGGCGCAGGACCTTCTGGGTTGACACCACCTGCACTGCAGAATGATAGTCAGTCTG GCGCCGTTGAAGGGAGGATTAGTGGTTGGTCAGCAATGGACCGCCGCCGTGCCCCACCACCCCCTATTGCAAGTGTGGGGAATTCTTCTAAGCAGAAAGCCCCTGTAGGAAATGATGCCCCTATTTCTAAAGATCCTGCG ACATCTGGCTCAAATCTCTTGGGACGGTCAAGTGGATCGTCAAGAAGAGCTGCTGTTTCAAGTAGCCGGGATGCTATGGCAAGTGATACTTATGAGCCTTCACGATCACGCACAACTGATGCAAGCCCTGGGGCATTTCGTAGGGCCTCAGGTACTCAGAGAAGCCCACCAATAGATTCTGCAGAGCCAAAGCGCTCCTCTTCAGCGCGGCACCCATCCAACACAAAGAACTACGAGTCTGCTCTCAAAGGTATTGAAGGTCTTAATTTTGATGGCGATGAGAGGGTTCAGTACTAG
- the LOC124660018 gene encoding casein kinase 1-like protein 2 isoform X2, whose protein sequence is MEPRVGNKFRLGRKIGSGSFGEIYLGTNIQTNEEVAIKLENVKTKHPQLLYESKIYRILQGGTGIPNVRWFGVEGDYNVLVMDLLGPSLEDLFNFCSRKLSLKTVLMLADQMINRVEFVHSKSFLHRDIKPDNFLMGLGRRANQVYVIDFGLAKKYRDTSTHQHIPYRENKNLTGTARYASVNTHLGIEQSRRDDLESLGYVLMYFLRGSLPWQGLKAGTKKQKYEKISEKKVATSIEALCRGYPTEFTSYFHYCRSLRFDDKPDYSYLKRLFRDLFIREGFQFDYVFDWTILKYQQSQIASAPPRVVGHGAGPSGLTPPALQNDSQSGAVEGRISGWSAMDRRRAPPPPIASVGNSSKQKAPVGNDAPISKDPATSGSNLLGRSSGSSRRAAVSSSRDAMASDTYEPSRSRTTDASPGAFRRASGTQRSPPIDSAEPKRSSSARHPSNTKNYESALKGDD, encoded by the exons ATGGAGCCGCGGGTTGGGAACAAGTTCCGGCTCGGCCGCAAGATCGGGAGCGGCTCCTTCGGGGAGATCTATCTCG GGACCAATATCCAGACGAACGAGGAGGTCGCGATTAAGCTG GAAAATGTAAAGACAAAACATCCTCAGTTGCTCTATGAATCAAAGATTTACAGGATTTTACAAGGAGGAA CTGGAATACCAAATGTCAGATGGTTTGGTGTCGAAGGAGACTACAACGTCTTGGTTATGGATTTGCTGGGGCCAAGCCTGGAGGATCTATTTAACTTTTGCAGCAGAAAATTGTCTCTTAAGACTGTACTTATGCTTGCCGATCAGATG ATAAATCGAGTGGAGTTTGTCCATTCCAAGTCTTTTCTGCATCGAGACATCAAGCCAGATAATTTTCTCATGGGCCTTGGTAGGCGAGCTAATCAG GTATATGTTATAGACTTTGGTCTTGCCAAAAAGTACAGGGATACTTCAACTCATCAACACATCCCATACAG AGAGAATAAGAACTTGACTGGGACAGCAAGATATGCAAGTGTGAACACTCATCTTGGCATTG AACAAAGCCGAAGAGATGACTTGGAATCTCTTGGATATGTACTCATGTACTTCCTAAGGGGAAG CCTACCTTGGCAAGGTCTGAAAGCAGGAACAAAGAAGCAAAAGTATGAGAAGATCAGTGAGAAAAAAGTTGCAACATCAATTGAG GCTTTATGTCGTGGGTATCCTACCGAGTTCACATCATATTTCCATTATTGCCGCTCGCTTCGGTTTGATGACAAGCCTGATTATTCCTACCTTAAGCGACTCTTCCGTGACCTCTTTATCCGTGAAG GTTTTCAGTTTGATTATGTATTTGACTGGACAATACTGAAGTACCAGCAATCACAGATTGCTAGTGCTCCTCCTCGTGTTGTG GGCCATGGCGCAGGACCTTCTGGGTTGACACCACCTGCACTGCAGAATGATAGTCAGTCTG GCGCCGTTGAAGGGAGGATTAGTGGTTGGTCAGCAATGGACCGCCGCCGTGCCCCACCACCCCCTATTGCAAGTGTGGGGAATTCTTCTAAGCAGAAAGCCCCTGTAGGAAATGATGCCCCTATTTCTAAAGATCCTGCG ACATCTGGCTCAAATCTCTTGGGACGGTCAAGTGGATCGTCAAGAAGAGCTGCTGTTTCAAGTAGCCGGGATGCTATGGCAAGTGATACTTATGAGCCTTCACGATCACGCACAACTGATGCAAGCCCTGGGGCATTTCGTAGGGCCTCAGGTACTCAGAGAAGCCCACCAATAGATTCTGCAGAGCCAAAGCGCTCCTCTTCAGCGCGGCACCCATCCAACACAAAGAACTACGAGTCTGCTCTCAAAG GAGATGATTAG
- the LOC124662064 gene encoding probable magnesium transporter NIPA9 isoform X2, whose protein sequence is MWEAVALTLAGAAGNSIGKVLQKKGTLILPPLSFKLKVIRRYALNRLWISGFLLDMCGAALMLTALSQAPVSVVQPVAGCGLAILCVFSHFYLKEVMNGLDWIAITLAGVGTIGVGVGGEEQKVEEIPLISIPWLVLCILILFVLLNTWLHMYKKQRRDQDLTGPEVIEEVIYGLESGILFGVSSVISKMGFVMSEMGFPKIVVPVAISCSVACSAVGFVYQTRGLKHGRAIVVSTCTSVASIVSAVVAGMVALDEHLPKAPTSRFFLLLGWFFIITGVILLVTSARLIARLPKPVQKFLKSNMERSHSIRRPGSARGKDPIQTTTIHASSLQHILTSPGKEKA, encoded by the exons ATGTGGGAGGCGGTGGCGCTCACGCTGGCCGGCGCCGCCGGCAACAGCATCGGCAAGGTGCTCCAGAAGAAGGGCACGCTCATCCTCCCTCCCCTCTCCTTCAAGCTCAAG GTGATACGGCGGTACGCGCTCAACCGGCTCTGGATCAGCGGCTTCCTCCTCGACATGTGCGGCGCCGCGCTCATGCTCACCGCGCTCTCGCAGGCGCCC GTTTCTGTCGTGCAGCCCGTTGCCGGCTGCGGCCTCGCCATACTCTGCGTCTTCTCACACTTCTACCTCAAGGAGGTCATGAATGGCCTCGACTGGATCGCCATCACGCTGGCCGGTGTCGGCACCATAG GAGTCGGCGTTGGAGGGGAGGAGCAGAAAGTGGAAGAGATTCCCCTTATCAGCATACCCTGGCTCGTGCTCTGCATTCTCATCTTGTTT GTTCTGCTCAACACTTGGCTTCATATGTACAAGAAGCAAAGGCGTGACCAAGATTTG ACTGGACCTGAAGTGATCGAGGAGGTCATATATGGCTTAGAATCGGGAATTTTGTTTGG GGTTTCATCAGTGATCTCTAAGATGGGATTCGTGATGTCGGAGATGGGATTTCCGAAGATTGTTGTGCCGGTTGCCATATCTTGTAGTGTGGCCTGCAGCGCCGTGGGATTTGTTTACCAG ACTCGAGGTCTCAAGCATGGGAGGGCAATTGTTGTGTCCACGTGTACATCCGTGGCATCTATTGTGTCTGCTGTTGTAGCTGGTATGGTTGCACTTGATGAGCATCTGCCCAAAGCTCCCACAAGCCGTTTTTTCCTCTTACTTGGATG GTTCTTCATTATCACTGGTGTGATACTTCTTGTTACTTCAGCCCGATTGATTGCACGCCTACCTAAGCCTGTGCAGAAGTTTCTGAAGAGCAATATGGAGCGTTCTCACAGCATCAGGAGGCCTGGATCAGCCCGAGGGAAGGATCCAATCCAAACCACAACAATCCATGCATCGTCATTACAACATATTCTAACCTCTCCAGGAAAAGAGAAGGCCTAG
- the LOC124662064 gene encoding probable magnesium transporter NIPA9 isoform X1, which yields MYKKQRRDQDLTGPEVIEEVIYGLESGILFGVSSVISKMGFVMSEMGFPKIVVPVAISCSVACSAVGFVYQTRGLKHGRAIVVSTCTSVASIVSAVVAGMVALDEHLPKAPTSRFFLLLGWFFIITGVILLVTSARLIARLPKPVQKFLKSNMERSHSIRRPGSARGKDPIQTTTIHASSLQHILTSPGKEKA from the exons ATGTACAAGAAGCAAAGGCGTGACCAAGATTTG ACTGGACCTGAAGTGATCGAGGAGGTCATATATGGCTTAGAATCGGGAATTTTGTTTGG GGTTTCATCAGTGATCTCTAAGATGGGATTCGTGATGTCGGAGATGGGATTTCCGAAGATTGTTGTGCCGGTTGCCATATCTTGTAGTGTGGCCTGCAGCGCCGTGGGATTTGTTTACCAG ACTCGAGGTCTCAAGCATGGGAGGGCAATTGTTGTGTCCACGTGTACATCCGTGGCATCTATTGTGTCTGCTGTTGTAGCTGGTATGGTTGCACTTGATGAGCATCTGCCCAAAGCTCCCACAAGCCGTTTTTTCCTCTTACTTGGATG GTTCTTCATTATCACTGGTGTGATACTTCTTGTTACTTCAGCCCGATTGATTGCACGCCTACCTAAGCCTGTGCAGAAGTTTCTGAAGAGCAATATGGAGCGTTCTCACAGCATCAGGAGGCCTGGATCAGCCCGAGGGAAGGATCCAATCCAAACCACAACAATCCATGCATCGTCATTACAACATATTCTAACCTCTCCAGGAAAAGAGAAGGCCTAG